One genomic segment of Ricinus communis isolate WT05 ecotype wild-type chromosome 5, ASM1957865v1, whole genome shotgun sequence includes these proteins:
- the LOC8261198 gene encoding ultraviolet-B receptor UVR8 isoform X1 → MATHTSLIAWGAGEDGQLGIGINEEKEWVCVVNALEPYKVRSVVAGSRNSLAICDDGKLFTWGWNQRGTLGHPAETKTENIPSQVKALNNVNIVQAAIGGWHCLAVDDQGRAYAWGGNEYGQCGEEPERKDDTGKTLRRDIVIPQRCAPKLVVRQVAAGGTHSVVLTREGHVWTWGQPWPPGDIKQISVPVRVQGLEKVKLIAVGAFHNLALQEDGTLWAWGNNEYGQLGTGDTQPRSQPIPVQGLSGLTLVDIAAGGWHSTALTDDGEVYGWGRGEHGRLGFGDNDKSSKMVPQKVNLLAGEDIVQLSCGGTHSVALTQDGRMFSFGRGDHGRLGYGKKVTTGQPVEVPTDIPPPKSLSGTEEAEGHWIAKLVACGGRHTLAIVEWKVDESK, encoded by the exons ATGGCTACTCACACTTCCCTTATTGCTTG GGGGGCAGGTGAAGATGGGCAATTAGGAATTGGGATTAATGAAGAGAAAGAATGGGTTTGTGTTGTTAATGCTCTTGAGCCTTATAAAGTTCGCTCTGTTGTTGCTGGTAGTCGTAACTCTCTTGCTATTTGTGATGATGGGAAG ttgtttACTTGGGGTTGGAACCAAAGAGGGACACTTGGACACCCAGCTGAAACCAAGACTGAGAATATTCCTAGCCAGGTTAAGGCTCTTAACAATGTCAACATTGTTCAg GCTGCTATTGGTGGGTGGCATTGTTTGGCTGTTGATGATCAAGGCCGTGCATACGCTTGGG GTGGGAATGAGTATGGGCAGTGTGGCGAAGAACCTGAACGGAAGGATGACACTGGGAAGACTTTGAGACGGGATATAGTGATTCCTCAGCGTTGTGCTCCAAAGCTTGTGGTTCGCCAG GTAGCTGCTGGAGGTACTCACTCTGTAGTGCTTACACGTGAAGGACATGTGTGGACTTGGGGCCAACCATGGCCTCCTGGAGACAT AAAGCAGATTTCTGTTCCTGTGCGGGTCCAAGGCCTTGAAAAGGTGAAGCTCATTGCGGTTGGGGCATTTCATAATTTAGCTCTTCAAGAAGATGGAACTTTGTGGGCATGGGGTAACAATGAATATGGACAACTTGGGACTGGGGATACGCAACCTAGATCACAACCTATTCCTGTACAAGGGCTCTCTGGTCTCACTTTG GTTGATATTGCTGCTGGCGGATGGCATTCTACTGCATTAACTGATGACGGAGAG GTATATGGATGGGGTAGAGGAGAACATGGCAGGCTTGGATTTGGAGATAATGACAAGAGCAGTAAAATGGTGCCTCAAAAGGTTAATCTTTTAGCTGGGGAAGACATTGTTCAG TTATCTTGTGGCGGGACGCATTCAGTGGCATTGACACAAGATGGACGAATGTTTTCA TTTGGGCGGGGTGACCATGGACGTCTTGGATATGGAAAGAAAGTGACAACCGGTCAACCAGTGGAAGTGCCAACTGACATCCCTCCTCCTAAGAGTCTTAGTGGCACTGAAGAAGCCGAGGGACATTGGATTGCTAAACTGGTCGCTTGCGGCGGACGGCATACTCTAGCAATAGTAGAGTGGAAGGTTGacgaatcaaaataa
- the LOC8261198 gene encoding ultraviolet-B receptor UVR8 isoform X2, translating to MATHTSLIAWGAGEDGQLGIGINEEKEWVCVVNALEPYKVRSVVAGSRNSLAICDDGKLFTWGWNQRGTLGHPAETKTENIPSQVKALNNVNIVQAAIGGWHCLAVDDQGRAYAWGGNEYGQCGEEPERKDDTGKTLRRDIVIPQRCAPKLVVRQVAAGGTHSVVLTREGHVWTWGQPWPPGDIKQISVPVRVQGLEKVKLIAVGAFHNLALQEDGTLWAWGNNEYGQLGTGDTQPRSQPIPVQGLSGLTLVDIAAGGWHSTALTDDGEVYGWGRGEHGRLGFGDNDKSSKMVPQKVNLLAGEDIVQLSCGGTHSVALTQDGRMFSVLNFNSK from the exons ATGGCTACTCACACTTCCCTTATTGCTTG GGGGGCAGGTGAAGATGGGCAATTAGGAATTGGGATTAATGAAGAGAAAGAATGGGTTTGTGTTGTTAATGCTCTTGAGCCTTATAAAGTTCGCTCTGTTGTTGCTGGTAGTCGTAACTCTCTTGCTATTTGTGATGATGGGAAG ttgtttACTTGGGGTTGGAACCAAAGAGGGACACTTGGACACCCAGCTGAAACCAAGACTGAGAATATTCCTAGCCAGGTTAAGGCTCTTAACAATGTCAACATTGTTCAg GCTGCTATTGGTGGGTGGCATTGTTTGGCTGTTGATGATCAAGGCCGTGCATACGCTTGGG GTGGGAATGAGTATGGGCAGTGTGGCGAAGAACCTGAACGGAAGGATGACACTGGGAAGACTTTGAGACGGGATATAGTGATTCCTCAGCGTTGTGCTCCAAAGCTTGTGGTTCGCCAG GTAGCTGCTGGAGGTACTCACTCTGTAGTGCTTACACGTGAAGGACATGTGTGGACTTGGGGCCAACCATGGCCTCCTGGAGACAT AAAGCAGATTTCTGTTCCTGTGCGGGTCCAAGGCCTTGAAAAGGTGAAGCTCATTGCGGTTGGGGCATTTCATAATTTAGCTCTTCAAGAAGATGGAACTTTGTGGGCATGGGGTAACAATGAATATGGACAACTTGGGACTGGGGATACGCAACCTAGATCACAACCTATTCCTGTACAAGGGCTCTCTGGTCTCACTTTG GTTGATATTGCTGCTGGCGGATGGCATTCTACTGCATTAACTGATGACGGAGAG GTATATGGATGGGGTAGAGGAGAACATGGCAGGCTTGGATTTGGAGATAATGACAAGAGCAGTAAAATGGTGCCTCAAAAGGTTAATCTTTTAGCTGGGGAAGACATTGTTCAG TTATCTTGTGGCGGGACGCATTCAGTGGCATTGACACAAGATGGACGAATGTTTTCA GTGctgaattttaattcaaaataa